The Thunnus albacares chromosome 21, fThuAlb1.1, whole genome shotgun sequence genome window below encodes:
- the lztfl1 gene encoding leucine zipper transcription factor-like protein 1, with translation MAEFGFNEHHQNEVINYMRFARSKRVLRLKTIDSCFEELKDSRLVEETFTVDEVREMLDGLQAVVRGEVETELINTAHTNVLLLRQLFSQAEKFYLRLQTDISELENRELLEQVAEFEKTDFKTTDKINQETSKPKLAPLNEGGVSELLNKEITRLQEENDKLKARLRTLESQAMSALDEKTKAERALKDLQKVQGEQQLVAHSQEINSLEGTVAALKQDYEMSLSISAASQKHLQENLISSKHELLRVQEQLALAEKELEKKFQQTAAYRNMKEILTKKNEQIKDIRKRLQRYEPNE, from the exons ATG GCTGAATTTGGGTTCAATGAACATCATCAGAACGAAGTCATCAATTACATGCGGTTTGCACGTTCAAAGAGGGTGCTGAGACTCAAGACTATTGACTCATGCTTTGAAGAACTCAAAGATAGCAG GCTGGTGGAGGAAACCTTCACCGTGGATGAGGTGAGGGAGATGCTGGATGGGCTGCAGGCGGTGGTGCGTGGTGAAGTGGAGACGGAGCTCATCAACACAGCCCACACCAATGTGCTGCTGCTCAGGCAGCTCTTCTCCCAAGCTGAGAAGTTTTATCTTAGACTTCAGACTGACATCTCAGAGCTTGAAAACAG GGAGCTGTTAGAACAAGTGGCTGAATTTGAGAAGACTGACTTTAAAACCACTGACAAG ATAAACCAGGAAACAAGCAAACCCAAGTTAGCGCCGCTGAACGAGGGTGGGGTGTCTGAACTTCTTAACAAG GAGATAACAAGACTACAGGAGGAAAATGATAAACTGAAAGCCAGGCTGCGGACTTTAGAATCCCAG GCTATGAGTGCATTAGATGAGAAAACCAAGGCAGAGAGAGCTCTGAAAGACCTCCAGAAGGTGCAAGGTGAACAACAG CTGGTTGCTCACTCCCAGGAGATCAACAGTCTAGAGGGCACAGTGGCAGCTTTGAAGCAGGACTATGAAATGTCTCTCAGCATCAGCGCCGCCTCCCAGAAGCATCTGCAGGAAAACCTGATCTCCTCCAAACATGAGCTTCTGCGAGTGCAGGAGCAGCTGGCCTTGGCAGAGAAG GAGTTGGAGAAGAAGTTCCAGCAAACTGCAGCTTACCGCAACATGAAGGAGATCCTAACCAAGAAGAATGAGCAGATCAAAGACATTAGAAAGCGATTGCAGAG ATACGAGCCCAACGAATGA